In Terriglobales bacterium, the following proteins share a genomic window:
- a CDS encoding peptidyl-alpha-hydroxyglycine alpha-amidating lyase family protein: MPMRCLVIILFFALIGRLAAQQSSPVPEIHYSSVPDFLKLPSDLYLGEVPGVAVNSKGHIFVFSRANSTGPAYGASAAQLLEFSPDGTFVREIGHNLYAWSFAHAVKVDKHDNIWVTDKGSDMVIKFNPAGRVAMVFGRKQEASDEGTAPLKHPQPPLPPVDGMFRQVTDVAWDSADNTYISDGYINSRIAKIDKDGNWIKSWGEPGDKPGQFSTPHSLAVDAQGNVYVADRGNRRIQVFDGDGKFLRQITINVPVDANARPAIGNKPTQPTGTMAPGAPWAICITPPPNQVLYSSDAFPGRIYKLSLDGKVMGVLGQSGKQLKQFGWIHEIACPSENELYVGELLNWRVQKLILETNH, translated from the coding sequence ATGCCGATGAGGTGCTTGGTCATTATCTTGTTTTTTGCTCTGATCGGCCGCCTGGCCGCTCAGCAATCATCACCTGTCCCGGAGATCCACTACAGCTCGGTCCCTGATTTCCTGAAACTCCCGTCTGACCTCTATTTGGGCGAAGTGCCTGGTGTGGCGGTGAATTCCAAAGGACACATCTTTGTCTTCTCACGCGCCAACAGCACTGGGCCTGCTTATGGTGCAAGCGCGGCACAGCTCTTGGAGTTCAGCCCGGATGGAACCTTTGTGCGCGAGATTGGCCACAATCTCTACGCTTGGTCGTTCGCGCACGCCGTCAAGGTAGACAAACATGACAACATCTGGGTTACCGATAAAGGCTCGGACATGGTGATCAAGTTCAACCCCGCGGGACGAGTGGCAATGGTGTTCGGACGCAAACAGGAGGCCTCCGACGAGGGGACGGCGCCGCTGAAGCATCCTCAGCCGCCGCTGCCTCCGGTTGACGGAATGTTCAGGCAGGTGACTGATGTGGCTTGGGACTCAGCCGACAACACTTACATTAGCGACGGCTACATCAATTCCCGAATTGCGAAGATCGATAAGGATGGCAACTGGATCAAGTCCTGGGGCGAGCCCGGCGACAAGCCCGGCCAATTTAGCACGCCGCATAGCCTTGCAGTTGACGCCCAGGGGAATGTCTATGTGGCGGACCGCGGCAACCGGCGGATTCAGGTTTTTGACGGCGATGGCAAGTTTCTCCGCCAGATCACCATCAACGTGCCGGTGGATGCGAACGCTCGACCCGCGATCGGCAACAAGCCGACGCAGCCCACGGGCACAATGGCGCCCGGCGCACCGTGGGCGATTTGCATTACCCCTCCGCCTAATCAGGTTTTGTATAGCTCCGATGCATTTCCCGGCCGTATATACAAGCTGAGTTTGGATGGAAAAGTTATGGGAGTGCTGGGCCAGTCTGGCAAGCAACTCAAACAATTCGGGTGGATCCACGAAATTGCCTGCCCCTCGGAAAACGAGCTCTACGTGGGCGAACTGCTCAATTGGCGGGTGCAGAAACTCATTCTAGAAACTAACCACTAG
- a CDS encoding exosortase/archaeosortase family protein: MSAPALADNPVRQSESLRIPTPGPSNVLGSETVLALLVAFLLVWLFWHRFVWMFQLWTSDGLYSFSALVPFASLALAYLKFKRIRDLPRRPKVGGVLLLGTSVLLLLALDGLGAGFYSLTPLLLVFTLSGIILAVWGSKVLRALAFPLGFLLFMVPLPPAVFASFDYPLQIMCAQVTVGLAHAIGIGVQRAGTMLLFPDPAQLVNVAPACNGVRSSLAMLVVAVLYAYLVDARWYRKAALVIAGLPLAYFSNFIRLFANVCLTYTVGPAFMKYEEASDYVFGFFVFGVAVLLLFVIARGIRCNRFREIG; the protein is encoded by the coding sequence ATGTCCGCGCCCGCTCTGGCCGATAATCCTGTGCGGCAGTCGGAATCCCTTCGCATCCCGACGCCTGGCCCTTCGAATGTTCTCGGATCCGAAACTGTCCTGGCGCTCCTCGTAGCCTTTCTCCTGGTCTGGCTCTTTTGGCACCGCTTCGTTTGGATGTTTCAACTCTGGACGTCGGACGGGTTGTACTCCTTCTCGGCATTGGTGCCTTTCGCCAGCTTGGCGCTCGCTTATCTAAAATTTAAGCGGATCAGGGATCTCCCCCGGCGTCCAAAAGTCGGCGGCGTTCTACTGCTTGGAACCAGCGTTTTACTTCTTCTGGCGCTGGATGGCTTGGGTGCTGGGTTCTACTCGTTGACCCCTCTGCTCCTGGTCTTTACGTTAAGCGGAATCATATTGGCGGTGTGGGGCTCCAAGGTGCTGCGTGCCTTGGCGTTTCCCTTGGGATTTCTCCTGTTTATGGTGCCGCTGCCACCCGCGGTGTTTGCCAGCTTCGATTATCCGCTGCAGATAATGTGTGCCCAAGTTACCGTCGGTCTGGCACACGCCATCGGAATTGGCGTCCAGAGAGCCGGGACCATGCTGCTTTTCCCCGATCCTGCGCAACTGGTGAATGTGGCCCCGGCATGTAATGGAGTACGCTCGTCGCTGGCCATGTTGGTGGTTGCAGTCCTGTACGCCTATCTCGTGGACGCCCGCTGGTATCGCAAGGCGGCGTTGGTTATCGCAGGTCTACCTCTCGCATATTTCTCAAATTTCATCCGGCTCTTTGCCAATGTCTGCCTGACGTACACAGTGGGTCCAGCTTTCATGAAGTACGAAGAAGCATCAGATTACGTATTTGGATTTTTCGTGTTCGGGGTGGCTGTGTTACTCCTGTTTGTGATCGCTCGAGGTATAAGGTGCAACCGATTTCGCGAAATTGGCTGA
- a CDS encoding class I SAM-dependent methyltransferase, producing MTRASTVSEHHTFTMLSELHALQSVLDSMPAPRTVLDVGCGSVAYVNFRNAEVTGIDVCQANVDRNQKLAHKIVADVEKLPLPKETFDAVLCWDVLEHLSSPMGTLERLCGCLTPGGIMVIAFPNVLSLKGLVTKFTPHGFHVWVYKHFYSSQNCPYAEPFPTYLRFSMSPVSIKRFAAAHAMAIEYLKLYESPEVRNMRARRKLINTCLALIRRASLLLMRHDTDLTDCIMVLRKGQDRSAVTSSPSKDYRDLTRQQADSDLLVG from the coding sequence ATGACTAGAGCGAGCACCGTAAGTGAGCATCACACGTTTACCATGCTCTCCGAGCTCCACGCCCTGCAGTCAGTGCTGGACTCCATGCCTGCACCGAGGACGGTCCTCGACGTTGGCTGCGGATCGGTAGCCTATGTCAACTTCCGAAACGCTGAGGTCACCGGGATCGATGTTTGCCAAGCGAATGTAGACCGGAACCAGAAACTCGCCCACAAGATTGTGGCTGACGTGGAAAAGCTTCCACTTCCGAAAGAGACATTCGATGCGGTTCTGTGCTGGGACGTGCTCGAACATCTGTCTTCTCCCATGGGCACTCTTGAACGGCTCTGCGGGTGTCTCACCCCAGGCGGCATCATGGTCATTGCGTTCCCGAATGTTCTCTCGCTGAAAGGGCTCGTCACGAAGTTCACGCCGCATGGTTTTCACGTGTGGGTGTACAAGCATTTCTACTCCAGCCAGAACTGCCCCTATGCGGAGCCTTTTCCTACGTACTTGCGATTCTCCATGTCGCCTGTTTCCATCAAGAGATTTGCAGCCGCGCATGCCATGGCGATCGAATACCTAAAACTTTACGAATCGCCTGAAGTCAGAAACATGCGTGCCCGCCGCAAGCTCATCAACACCTGTCTTGCCTTGATACGTCGTGCCTCGCTTTTGCTCATGCGACACGATACTGATTTGACTGACTGCATCATGGTGCTCAGGAAGGGGCAAGACCGCAGCGCCGTTACTTCGAGCCCCAGCAAAGACTACCGCGACCTAACCCGACAGCAAGCGGATAGTGACCTGTTGGTAGGTTGA
- a CDS encoding PExPT-CTERM protein, with protein sequence MSIQALAKGVRGLSAPIVVLFLVVLIPIHAEARRRRSPENPTIILGLLGSAGVTWKYVRARSGR encoded by the coding sequence ATGAGCATTCAGGCATTGGCGAAGGGTGTGCGCGGATTGAGCGCACCCATTGTGGTTCTTTTCCTTGTTGTTCTGATTCCTATTCACGCCGAGGCCCGACGTAGGAGATCGCCGGAGAACCCGACCATCATTCTGGGACTTTTAGGTTCGGCAGGAGTGACGTGGAAGTATGTCCGCGCCCGCTCTGGCCGATAA